One genomic window of uncultured Erythrobacter sp. includes the following:
- a CDS encoding efflux transporter outer membrane subunit: protein MSKQLQRAAFIVGLGALMSSCASVRPANDTLAGQMTAESVPTAPNQWTSARERVGEVRVGWIAAFNDPTLTALVEEAQQNNRNLQAAAASVRRANALVRQAGAQQLPAVGASADATRTEIVDGPGSNSRYSVGLQVSYEVDLWGRIEAGEAAAIASAQAAEADYVFAQYSIAASVARTYFLVIESREQAAVANGIVDALTEIFRIVELRYQYGFASEFDVSLAEADLQSARDSLAAAQNGEIEALRALEALAGRYPAGLLDTAERLPALPSAPGAGLPSELLERRPDVIAAERDVAAALNSLSIARAARLPSLSLSSSLGGASSELENVLDPANLAWTIAGNLLAPIFQGGALDAQVDIAQADIDATVAIYADTAINAFTDVETALDRGVFLRARRDALEVAADRSRNALRLSNLQYGQGEIDLFDVLGVQQRVFGAESSLLALKRAQLNQYIELSLALGGDWRETPTPAADAED from the coding sequence ATGAGCAAGCAGCTTCAAAGAGCGGCTTTCATCGTGGGGCTTGGCGCCCTGATGTCCTCTTGCGCTTCAGTTCGACCAGCAAATGACACGTTGGCCGGTCAAATGACCGCAGAAAGTGTCCCAACCGCACCTAATCAATGGACATCGGCTCGTGAGAGAGTGGGCGAAGTACGGGTCGGCTGGATCGCTGCGTTCAACGACCCCACTCTCACTGCGCTCGTCGAGGAAGCCCAGCAGAACAACCGCAACCTTCAGGCCGCTGCTGCGAGTGTCCGTCGAGCCAATGCGCTCGTACGTCAAGCTGGCGCTCAACAACTGCCAGCCGTTGGTGCATCGGCAGACGCAACGCGAACGGAGATTGTCGACGGGCCTGGAAGCAATTCTCGCTATAGCGTTGGCTTGCAGGTCTCCTACGAAGTGGATCTATGGGGCAGGATTGAAGCAGGTGAAGCTGCGGCGATAGCCAGCGCCCAAGCTGCGGAAGCCGATTACGTCTTCGCCCAATACTCCATCGCAGCCTCCGTAGCGCGAACATACTTCCTTGTTATCGAATCCCGAGAGCAAGCAGCGGTTGCCAATGGCATTGTCGATGCGCTGACTGAAATATTCAGGATCGTCGAGCTGCGGTATCAGTACGGCTTTGCATCGGAATTTGATGTATCGCTCGCCGAAGCTGACTTGCAATCCGCACGAGACAGCCTCGCGGCAGCTCAGAATGGAGAAATCGAGGCGCTGAGAGCGCTAGAAGCGCTAGCAGGCCGCTATCCGGCGGGTTTGTTGGATACGGCTGAGAGGCTTCCGGCATTGCCATCTGCACCGGGCGCAGGACTGCCGTCCGAACTGCTTGAACGTCGTCCTGATGTAATCGCTGCCGAACGCGATGTGGCAGCTGCGCTCAATTCACTCTCGATTGCTCGCGCCGCGCGCCTGCCAAGTTTGTCGCTTTCCTCCTCCCTTGGCGGGGCTTCTTCGGAGCTCGAGAACGTCCTCGACCCTGCCAACTTGGCCTGGACAATCGCAGGAAACCTGCTCGCTCCGATTTTCCAAGGTGGCGCGCTCGATGCGCAAGTCGACATTGCTCAGGCGGACATCGATGCCACGGTTGCGATTTATGCTGATACCGCGATCAATGCTTTTACCGACGTAGAGACTGCTCTTGATCGCGGAGTGTTCCTGCGCGCGCGCCGTGATGCGCTTGAAGTGGCAGCTGATCGCTCTCGCAACGCTTTACGCCTTTCAAATCTGCAATATGGTCAGGGTGAAATCGATTTGTTCGATGTGCTTGGCGTGCAGCAGCGTGTCTTTGGCGCGGAGAGCAGTTTGCTGGCTTTGAAACGGGCCCAGTTGAATCAGTATATCGAACTCAGCCTGGCACTAGGCGGGGACTGGCGAGAAACTCCTACTCCAGCAGCCGACGCGGAAGACTGA
- a CDS encoding efflux RND transporter permease subunit, protein MDAAEFSIKNRLIMGIIITLVMVGGWYSYQNIARFEDPEFTIRTAQVITQYPGATPEEVANEVTETLESAIQQLGEVDEVRSVSSAGRSEISVDILYSASPTKGDLQLIWTKLRNKVNDATGQLPPGASAPYVADDFGDVYGLSYLITGDGFAPAEVYEYVRSLRTELLEVEDVAKVSVFGAQQEAIYVEVSRERANALGLSVEQIYADLSQQNSVVSAGDVQFGDRRNRLQITGEIGSVDAIRNLVISTATTGRIVTLRDVAEVTRDYIDPPSNVVRWNGKPAIAIGVSNVSGANVSKMGEAIDAKLEETEALRPLGIEVHEFYHQGKITTEAVSNFAVNVIAALVIVLVTLFFFMGLRSALIIGATLVVTIAATLAVMFVWGIPMHRISLGALIIALGMLVDNAIVVTEGILVGTQQGRKKLEIAKEIVSRTKWPLLGGTLVGIIAFAPIGFAPGSTAEFTGDLFWVVMISLLFSWVFAITAVPLFADLLFKESDGPAEEKPEHQFFVRYRALMRQVLARSNLAIIAVVGMFALAIFGFNFVKSGFFPPSTSPQIVVDFSMPEGTDISVTDAKMRELEGFLTALDGIEGIQTLVGQGTLRYMLVYAPESPSSAYGQFLIKTTDYDAIAGLLPQIQSHIDGNFPDAQAKVWQFQLGPGGGSKIEAEFSGPDITVLRELADKAKAIMAADGGAISIKDDWRQPVSVVDVIYDADSGRRLGISREDLANALRTNFSGRDVGVYREKDQLIRIISRAPARERLDETSLQGVQILSQSTGQAVPILEVVDGFETVWQNAKLRRVDRVWTINAQADPLPGELASTLFEQLRPQIEDIPLPDGYQLKWNGEFGDSAEANDSLASTLPLGFLAMVLVVIVLFNALKQPLVIWLIVPLALIGVVIGLLVTDTAMEFMAILGLLSLSGLLIKNAIVLVDQMDLEIREGKPRFDAVLDSAASRVRPVMMGSLTTVLGVIPLFLDAFFKSMAVVLVFGLTFATLLTLIILPVFYAKAFGITADETAHNDVDPSEGAVA, encoded by the coding sequence ATGGACGCAGCTGAGTTTTCAATCAAGAACCGGCTTATCATGGGCATCATCATCACATTGGTGATGGTGGGCGGCTGGTACAGCTACCAAAACATTGCCCGGTTTGAGGATCCTGAATTCACAATTCGCACTGCGCAGGTGATCACCCAGTATCCTGGTGCAACGCCCGAGGAGGTAGCGAACGAAGTCACTGAGACGCTTGAAAGCGCGATCCAGCAGCTCGGCGAGGTCGACGAGGTGCGATCCGTGTCATCAGCCGGTCGGTCGGAAATCAGCGTCGATATTCTCTACAGCGCATCGCCCACGAAAGGCGATTTGCAACTGATCTGGACGAAGCTGCGTAACAAGGTGAATGACGCCACGGGGCAGCTGCCACCCGGTGCCAGCGCACCGTATGTCGCCGATGACTTTGGTGACGTGTATGGATTGTCCTACCTCATCACTGGTGACGGCTTCGCACCCGCAGAGGTCTATGAGTATGTCCGCTCTCTGCGGACTGAGTTGTTGGAAGTTGAGGACGTCGCAAAAGTAAGCGTTTTTGGGGCGCAACAGGAGGCGATTTACGTAGAGGTTTCGCGCGAGCGCGCCAACGCCCTTGGCCTGTCAGTCGAGCAAATCTACGCAGATCTTTCGCAACAAAATTCAGTCGTTTCGGCGGGCGACGTGCAATTTGGTGACCGACGCAACCGACTCCAAATCACAGGTGAAATTGGATCAGTCGATGCGATCCGGAACCTAGTGATTTCGACTGCCACTACTGGCAGGATTGTGACCTTGCGCGATGTGGCTGAAGTAACCCGCGACTACATCGATCCGCCGTCAAATGTCGTTCGCTGGAATGGCAAGCCAGCGATTGCGATTGGTGTGTCGAACGTGTCCGGCGCCAATGTTTCAAAGATGGGTGAAGCCATCGATGCCAAACTTGAGGAAACCGAAGCACTCCGCCCGCTCGGGATCGAAGTCCACGAATTCTATCATCAGGGCAAAATCACAACGGAGGCGGTTTCCAATTTCGCGGTCAATGTGATTGCGGCGTTGGTCATTGTGCTGGTCACGCTGTTCTTTTTCATGGGCCTTCGTTCGGCCTTGATAATCGGGGCAACCTTGGTCGTGACTATCGCTGCCACACTTGCGGTCATGTTTGTCTGGGGCATCCCGATGCACCGCATCTCGCTAGGCGCCTTAATTATCGCACTAGGCATGCTGGTCGATAATGCGATTGTTGTGACTGAAGGCATCCTTGTGGGCACTCAGCAGGGTCGCAAGAAACTGGAAATCGCCAAAGAGATAGTCTCGCGCACAAAGTGGCCGTTGCTGGGTGGGACGCTAGTGGGGATCATTGCATTCGCGCCAATAGGTTTTGCGCCAGGTTCAACCGCAGAGTTTACCGGAGACCTGTTCTGGGTTGTAATGATCTCGCTGCTGTTCAGCTGGGTGTTCGCAATCACGGCTGTGCCGCTGTTTGCCGATTTGCTCTTCAAAGAGAGCGATGGCCCGGCTGAGGAGAAACCCGAGCACCAATTCTTCGTTCGCTACCGCGCTTTGATGCGTCAGGTTTTGGCCCGATCAAATCTAGCTATCATTGCGGTCGTAGGAATGTTCGCGCTGGCGATTTTTGGCTTCAACTTCGTGAAGTCCGGGTTCTTTCCTCCATCCACAAGCCCGCAAATCGTAGTCGATTTCTCAATGCCGGAAGGCACTGACATCTCGGTTACGGATGCCAAAATGCGGGAACTGGAAGGGTTTTTGACCGCACTCGATGGGATCGAAGGGATCCAAACTCTCGTCGGCCAGGGCACGCTGAGATACATGCTGGTATACGCGCCTGAATCGCCAAGCTCAGCATATGGTCAGTTCCTCATAAAGACGACCGACTACGATGCGATTGCGGGCCTGCTTCCGCAAATCCAAAGCCATATCGATGGAAACTTCCCAGATGCTCAGGCGAAAGTCTGGCAGTTCCAGCTCGGCCCAGGCGGTGGCTCAAAAATCGAAGCTGAATTTTCCGGTCCAGACATCACAGTTCTGCGAGAGCTAGCAGACAAGGCCAAAGCCATAATGGCAGCTGATGGCGGAGCGATTTCGATAAAGGATGATTGGCGGCAGCCAGTCAGCGTTGTCGACGTCATTTATGATGCGGACAGTGGGAGACGCCTTGGCATCTCTCGCGAAGACCTCGCAAATGCCCTTCGCACCAATTTTTCTGGACGCGATGTCGGGGTGTATCGCGAGAAAGACCAGTTGATTAGGATCATCTCGCGCGCGCCTGCGCGAGAGCGGCTTGATGAGACATCGCTGCAAGGCGTCCAAATTCTAAGCCAGTCGACTGGACAAGCCGTGCCCATTCTCGAGGTCGTCGATGGCTTCGAGACAGTGTGGCAGAATGCTAAGTTGCGGCGTGTCGACCGAGTTTGGACGATCAACGCTCAAGCCGATCCCTTGCCCGGAGAGCTTGCCTCGACCCTGTTCGAACAACTGCGACCACAAATCGAGGACATACCGCTGCCGGACGGATACCAGCTGAAATGGAATGGTGAGTTTGGCGACAGCGCCGAGGCAAATGATAGTTTGGCTAGCACCTTGCCGCTTGGCTTCCTGGCCATGGTGCTTGTCGTAATCGTGCTCTTCAACGCGCTTAAGCAACCTTTAGTAATATGGCTGATTGTCCCGCTCGCCTTGATCGGTGTTGTGATCGGATTGCTTGTTACCGACACCGCGATGGAATTTATGGCGATCCTCGGATTGCTCTCGCTATCTGGTTTGCTGATCAAAAACGCGATTGTCCTTGTCGATCAGATGGATCTGGAGATCCGCGAAGGCAAACCTCGATTTGATGCGGTCCTGGACTCGGCAGCGAGCCGCGTTCGCCCAGTCATGATGGGTTCGCTAACCACGGTCTTGGGTGTTATTCCGCTATTCCTAGACGCGTTCTTTAAATCGATGGCAGTTGTGCTGGTCTTTGGCCTCACATTCGCAACGCTTCTGACGCTCATCATCCTGCCTGTCTTTTATGCCAAGGCGTTCGGGATAACCGCAGATGAAACAGCGCATAACGACGTTGATCCATCCGAAGGAGCGGTCGCATGA
- a CDS encoding efflux RND transporter periplasmic adaptor subunit: MISRSRICGVFAFALGLAACSGEVVEEPEIVRPAKLFTVQAANERLDVSFPAIVEARNSSTLTFQVGGLLQDFPVSESQFVRKGQVLARLDRRRYANAVASAQAQYDAAQRDFESAAALLEQNAIAAITVRQREAQRDVAAATLDSAKKDLSDTVLRAPFSGVVAEKLAVRFENVSAQQDIVKLQSTGAAEAVVSVPASIVGRFADRDATTEYVVLSSAPDVQIPGRFLSARTQADTQSQTFRVKFAFNPPPSVTVLPGMTGTVYVGRELLSDEVEGGGISVPLGSVLSDGKARYVWVVDRKTMTVSKRVVMIAKSIGEEVAITDGLKVGETIVSAGAAYLHDGMKIRPYEN; the protein is encoded by the coding sequence ATGATATCAAGGAGCCGCATTTGCGGTGTTTTTGCGTTTGCGCTTGGCCTTGCTGCCTGTTCGGGCGAAGTAGTTGAAGAGCCAGAGATTGTTCGGCCAGCCAAGCTGTTCACCGTTCAAGCTGCAAACGAGCGTCTTGATGTCAGCTTTCCAGCAATCGTCGAAGCACGCAACTCGTCGACGCTAACCTTCCAAGTAGGCGGCTTGCTTCAGGATTTTCCTGTTTCTGAATCTCAGTTCGTGCGCAAAGGTCAGGTGCTCGCTCGGCTTGACCGGCGGCGCTACGCCAATGCGGTCGCGTCGGCCCAAGCGCAGTATGATGCTGCGCAAAGGGACTTTGAGAGCGCTGCTGCCCTGCTCGAGCAGAACGCTATTGCCGCAATCACCGTTCGGCAACGCGAAGCGCAGAGAGATGTGGCAGCGGCAACGCTCGACAGCGCCAAAAAGGATCTGAGCGATACGGTGCTGCGCGCACCTTTCAGCGGGGTGGTAGCGGAAAAACTCGCCGTCCGGTTTGAAAACGTCAGTGCCCAGCAGGACATCGTGAAGCTGCAATCGACTGGAGCAGCAGAGGCGGTTGTCAGCGTTCCAGCAAGCATTGTTGGTCGCTTTGCAGACCGCGACGCGACGACAGAATATGTGGTGCTATCGTCGGCTCCGGATGTTCAGATCCCAGGCCGCTTTCTATCCGCGCGCACGCAGGCAGACACCCAGTCACAAACGTTCCGGGTGAAATTCGCTTTCAATCCTCCACCTAGCGTAACCGTGCTGCCCGGTATGACCGGCACCGTTTACGTGGGGCGAGAACTGCTTTCGGATGAAGTCGAAGGCGGCGGGATATCAGTGCCGCTCGGGTCGGTCTTGTCGGATGGCAAAGCGCGTTACGTCTGGGTGGTTGATCGCAAAACCATGACGGTATCGAAACGTGTCGTCATGATTGCCAAAAGTATCGGCGAAGAAGTGGCAATTACCGATGGGCTCAAGGTCGGTGAAACGATTGTCAGCGCAGGCGCCGCCTACCTTCATGATGGGATGAAAATTCGTCCCTACGAAAACTGA
- a CDS encoding ion channel: MLTQLVVGSALVCVTIVIIVGFMAFASVSLTRLGDWLISGHPVTRLMISLTGVVLWLLAALSIAVWVWAGAFLSLGVFNTLEESLYFSVVSFTTLGFGDVVIGKDWRLLSGVIAANGLILFSLITAFLIEFIARLERARNGTG; this comes from the coding sequence GTGCTGACTCAATTGGTCGTGGGATCAGCGCTCGTCTGCGTCACAATCGTCATCATTGTTGGATTCATGGCATTCGCTAGCGTCTCGCTCACAAGGCTGGGCGACTGGTTGATCTCTGGCCACCCGGTCACGCGTTTGATGATTTCTCTTACCGGGGTTGTGTTGTGGCTACTTGCAGCGCTTTCAATTGCGGTTTGGGTGTGGGCAGGTGCGTTCCTTTCGCTCGGCGTCTTCAACACACTCGAGGAATCGCTCTATTTCTCGGTGGTGTCGTTCACGACGCTGGGCTTTGGTGATGTCGTGATTGGCAAGGACTGGCGTCTTCTTTCCGGTGTTATCGCGGCCAATGGACTGATACTTTTCAGTCTGATCACGGCTTTCTTGATCGAATTTATTGCCCGCTTGGAACGCGCGCGAAACGGGACCGGCTGA
- a CDS encoding HdeA/HdeB family chaperone, with protein sequence MKLVIKTAIALGLSAALIGCNQQQSDEPDSTEVEAEADAADAADAGEASDAPTEPVAFDIAEITCWDFSTTEDEEQGYAATLLYGYAAGAAGTSAQTSDGIEQAIVSAVEFCVENPDAMALDAFKSDAG encoded by the coding sequence ATGAAACTTGTTATCAAGACAGCGATTGCATTGGGCCTGAGTGCCGCTCTTATTGGATGCAACCAGCAGCAGTCTGATGAGCCTGACTCGACCGAGGTAGAGGCTGAAGCCGATGCGGCAGACGCCGCTGACGCGGGAGAAGCATCTGACGCACCCACTGAACCCGTCGCGTTTGACATCGCGGAGATCACCTGTTGGGATTTCTCTACTACCGAAGATGAAGAGCAGGGCTATGCTGCGACGCTGCTTTATGGCTACGCCGCAGGCGCAGCTGGCACGAGCGCGCAAACTAGCGATGGGATCGAGCAGGCAATTGTCAGTGCCGTCGAATTCTGCGTGGAAAACCCCGATGCAATGGCGTTGGATGCATTCAAGTCCGACGCCGGATAA
- a CDS encoding DUF4403 family protein, which produces MTTARKILIGLLALVVLIACAVIYFIWFYVRIEEYPVPVRADIEVSYKQQDSIVVSSVSLPMNAIRRGLEKDVPRKLVSINERVDDCVPRETVRIFKQNLFRTPRFGCDLVGEIRRGSITFAQGRGSTLSARMPINATIEIRNIGDVIKRETATATAIVTMRARLGIGRRWQLQPNIDLSYEWFEEPGIDFMGQRIRFTKQADRELAKILPQIERQLAAQIASTNVRPEVEKLWRQAFTVESINREDPPVWMRLSPNGAGVGTLQVGGNRLSLDVMLRANAELFVGDEPNRPEPTALPANMGIPRGSGYSLTVPVLADYDQVEPVILRALKRLAERGIERGNLGRLDVSFENVEVYATERGRIAVGIDAVVEPIGNITGRIWGRSRGTIWLTAEPISKPGSEIIRVRGLEVYGDMDRDVGDLLVRVIASDEVRTEIEDALVEDFQKDYQEILDRARKGLRTIKVGSVTLSFGVDSVEHGTITPTGQGLFMPVSATGSARISIPVR; this is translated from the coding sequence ATGACCACTGCCCGGAAAATTCTGATCGGGCTGCTCGCACTCGTCGTTTTGATCGCGTGCGCTGTAATCTATTTCATCTGGTTCTACGTCAGGATCGAGGAATATCCGGTCCCGGTACGAGCGGACATCGAAGTCTCCTACAAACAGCAGGATTCCATAGTCGTAAGCTCGGTTTCGTTGCCGATGAACGCCATCCGCAGAGGGTTGGAGAAGGATGTCCCCCGAAAGCTTGTTTCGATCAATGAGCGTGTGGATGATTGTGTGCCGCGCGAGACCGTGCGGATATTCAAGCAGAACCTCTTCAGAACCCCGCGATTTGGGTGTGATCTTGTCGGGGAAATAAGGCGCGGCTCGATCACGTTTGCGCAAGGTCGCGGCTCAACACTCAGTGCGCGAATGCCGATCAATGCGACGATTGAGATTCGCAATATCGGCGATGTGATCAAACGCGAGACAGCAACCGCCACCGCCATTGTCACGATGCGCGCGCGACTAGGGATCGGACGTCGTTGGCAACTCCAGCCCAATATCGACCTGTCTTATGAATGGTTTGAAGAGCCAGGTATCGATTTTATGGGGCAACGTATCCGGTTCACCAAACAGGCAGACCGGGAGCTTGCAAAAATCTTGCCCCAGATTGAGCGTCAACTGGCCGCGCAGATTGCATCGACCAATGTCCGACCAGAGGTTGAGAAACTATGGCGGCAGGCTTTCACCGTAGAATCGATTAACCGGGAAGATCCGCCTGTCTGGATGCGCCTGTCGCCAAATGGTGCAGGGGTGGGAACGCTACAAGTCGGGGGCAACCGATTGTCGCTCGACGTAATGCTACGAGCGAATGCGGAGCTCTTCGTCGGCGATGAACCGAACCGTCCGGAACCGACAGCGTTGCCAGCCAATATGGGCATCCCGCGAGGATCGGGCTATTCGCTAACGGTCCCGGTTCTCGCCGACTACGATCAGGTGGAGCCGGTGATCCTGCGCGCTCTGAAGAGGCTGGCGGAACGGGGGATCGAGCGAGGCAACCTGGGCCGTCTCGATGTGTCTTTTGAAAATGTTGAGGTTTACGCGACTGAACGGGGACGGATCGCAGTTGGGATAGACGCAGTGGTTGAACCCATTGGCAACATCACCGGACGCATCTGGGGCCGCTCACGCGGCACCATTTGGCTAACTGCAGAGCCGATTTCCAAGCCTGGGAGCGAAATCATTCGAGTGCGTGGACTCGAGGTCTATGGAGACATGGACCGCGACGTAGGCGACCTGTTGGTGCGCGTGATCGCAAGTGACGAGGTTCGCACGGAGATCGAGGATGCCTTGGTCGAGGATTTTCAAAAAGACTACCAGGAAATCCTTGATCGAGCTCGCAAAGGACTGCGTACGATCAAGGTCGGCAGCGTAACACTGAGTTTCGGCGTGGACAGTGTCGAGCACGGCACAATAACGCCAACGGGTCAGGGCCTGTTTATGCCTGTATCGGCGACCGGTTCCGCGCGTATCAGCATTCCAGTGAGATAG
- a CDS encoding DUF6789 family protein — MPFQIGRAIFCGFLATSALTTIMLANWISGLLPQIDLVRVLQGLFPINPAIGFATHVLIGSLLLGPIFGLVKGILPGSTNTVKGIAFGLMVWLACSPVTGYALLTERATIGAMLVTVVYFVAFGATLGWLWGELVTNEPETE, encoded by the coding sequence ATGCCGTTTCAGATTGGACGCGCCATATTCTGCGGTTTTCTCGCAACGAGCGCGCTGACCACGATCATGCTGGCCAACTGGATCAGTGGATTGTTACCGCAGATTGATCTGGTTCGCGTTCTTCAAGGCCTGTTCCCTATAAATCCGGCCATCGGATTTGCCACGCATGTCTTGATCGGCAGCCTCTTGCTTGGACCGATTTTCGGATTGGTCAAAGGGATTCTCCCCGGCTCGACCAACACCGTGAAGGGCATCGCTTTTGGCTTGATGGTGTGGCTCGCATGCTCCCCTGTGACAGGGTATGCCCTCCTCACGGAACGGGCCACTATCGGCGCAATGCTCGTCACGGTGGTGTACTTCGTCGCTTTTGGTGCAACGCTCGGCTGGCTGTGGGGCGAATTGGTGACGAATGAACCAGAGACGGAATAG
- a CDS encoding DUF3313 domain-containing protein: MIRATMSERFRTGDAALSKITTVVCMFGAATLLSACGTTTKSIEGYNTISSLSGLSQDRRELPTLVYVRRGAPGLGAYGRFIVDPVRISYSDPKMRELDADQLNEMQRRLQGAVAAELVAGGYEVGTRSGPGTLRISMTITNLKAPTAALNVSRAFVPFSLSVGEVTVEAAFRNTQSNRIDAVVVNRAEGNRVLASKPWSTWSDAEASFKEWAVGIRKAVDKAHGK; the protein is encoded by the coding sequence ATGATCCGGGCGACCATGAGTGAGAGATTTCGCACAGGAGACGCAGCGTTGAGTAAGATAACAACAGTAGTTTGTATGTTCGGCGCGGCAACCTTGCTGAGCGCGTGCGGCACCACAACGAAATCGATTGAAGGTTACAATACGATCAGCAGCTTGAGCGGGCTTTCTCAGGATCGCCGCGAGCTTCCCACGTTGGTGTATGTACGACGCGGCGCGCCTGGTCTGGGTGCATATGGGCGATTCATCGTCGACCCGGTTCGTATCAGCTACAGCGACCCGAAAATGCGGGAGCTTGATGCTGATCAACTCAACGAGATGCAGCGTCGCTTGCAGGGAGCAGTTGCTGCGGAGCTTGTAGCCGGAGGTTACGAAGTCGGGACCCGTTCCGGCCCCGGCACTTTGCGGATAAGCATGACGATCACAAATCTGAAGGCGCCGACGGCCGCATTGAATGTCAGCAGGGCATTTGTGCCGTTCTCTTTGAGCGTAGGCGAAGTGACTGTCGAAGCCGCTTTTAGGAACACACAGAGCAATCGTATCGACGCGGTTGTCGTAAATCGGGCCGAAGGAAATCGTGTCCTTGCGTCAAAGCCTTGGAGCACCTGGTCCGATGCCGAGGCATCATTCAAGGAATGGGCGGTGGGCATCCGCAAGGCGGTCGACAAGGCTCACGGCAAATAG